A section of the Camelus ferus isolate YT-003-E chromosome 33, BCGSAC_Cfer_1.0, whole genome shotgun sequence genome encodes:
- the STT3A gene encoding dolichyl-diphosphooligosaccharide--protein glycosyltransferase subunit STT3A has protein sequence MTKLGFLRLSYEKQDTLLKLLILSMAAVLSFSTRLFAVLRFESVIHEFDPYFNYRTTRFLAEEGFYKFHNWFDDRAWYPLGRIIGGTIYPGLMITSAAIYHVLHFFHITIDIRNVCVFLAPLFSSFTTIVTYHLTKELKDAGAGLLAAAMIAVVPGYISRSVAGSYDNEGIAIFCMLLTYYMWIKAVKTGSIYWAAKCALAYFYMVSSWGGYVFLINLIPLHVLVLMLTGRFSHRIYVAYCTVYCLGTILSMQISFVGFQPVLSSEHMAAFGVFGLCQIHAFVDYLRSKLNPQQFEVLFRSVISLVGFVLLTVGALLMLTGKISPWTGRFYSLLDPSYAKNNIPIIASVSEHQPTTWSSYYFDLQLLVFMFPVGLYYCFSNLSDARIFIIMYGVTSMYFSAVMVRLMLVLAPVMCILSGIGVSQVLSTYMKNLDISRPDKKSKKQQDSTYPIKNEVASGMILVMAFFLITYTFHSTWVTSEAYSSPSIVLSARGGDGSRIIFDDFREAYYWLRHNTPEDAKVMSWWDYGYQITAMANRTILVDNNTWNNTHISRVGQAMASTEEKAYEIMRELDVSYVLVIFGGLTGYSSDDINKFLWMVRIGGSTDTGKHIKEHDYYTPTGEFRVDREGSPVLLNCLMYKMCYYRFGQVYTEAKRPPGYDRVRNAEIGNKDFELDVLEEAYTTEHWLVRIYKVKDLDNRGLSRT, from the exons ATGACTAAACTGGGATTTTTGCGGTTGTCCTATGAGAAGCAGGACACACTTCTGAAGCTTCTAATTCTGTCGATGGCTGCTGTGTTAT CATTCTCCACTCGTCTCTTTGCCGTCCTGAGATTTGAAAGTGTCATCCATGAATTTGATCC GTATTTTAATTACCGGACTACCCGCTTCCTGGCTGAGGAGGGATTTTATAAATTCCATAACTGGTTTGATGACCGGGCCTGGTACCCTTTGGGACGAATCATTGGAGGAACAATTTACCCAG GCTTAATGATCACCTCCGCTGCAATCTACCATGTCCTCCATTTTTTCCACATCACCATCGACATTCGGAATGTCTGTGTGTTCCTGgcccctctcttctcttccttcactACCATCGTCACGTACCACCTCACCAAAGAGCTCAAG GATGCAGGAGCTGGACTTCTTGCTGCCGCCATGATTGCTGTAGTTCCTGGCTATATCTCCCGGTCTGTGGCTGGCTCCTACGATAATGAAG GGATTGCCATCTTTTGCATGCTGCTCACCTACTATATGTGGATCAAAGCAGTAAAGACTGGTTCCATCTATTGGGCAGCGAAGTGTGCCCTTGCTTATTTCTACATG GTCTCTTCGTGGGGAGGGTACGTGTTCTTGATCAACTTGATCCCTCTTCACGTGCTTGTGCTCATGCTCACGGGGCGTTTCTCCCACCGGATCTACGTGGCCTATTGTACTGTTTACTGCCTGGGCACCATCCTTTCCATGCAGATCTCCTTTGTGGGTTTCCAG cccgttcTGTCATCAGAGCACATGGCAGCCTTCGGGGTCTTTGGTCTCTGCCAGATCCATGCCTTTGTGGATTATCTGCGCAGCAAGTTGAATCCACAGCAATTTGAAGTTCTTTTCCGAAGTGTCATCTCCCTGGTAGGCTTTGTCCTTCTCACCGTGGGAGCTCTCCTCATGCTGACAG GAAAAATATCCCCCTGGACCGGGCGTTTCTACTCGCTGCTGGATCCTTCGTATGCTAAGAACAACATCCCCATCATTGCCTCCGTGTCTGAGCACCAGCCTACGACCTGGTCCTCATACTATTTTGACCTGCAGCTTCTTGTCTTCATGTTTCCAG TTGGACTCTATTACTGCTTTAGCAACCTGTCTGATGCCCGGATTTTCATCATCATGTATGGTGTGACCAGCATGTACTTTTCAGCTGTAATG GTGCGTCTGATGCTGGTGTTGGCGCCTGTTATGTGCATTCTTTCCGGCATTGGAGTCTCTCAAGTGCTGTCCACTTATATGAAGAATTTGGACATAAGTCGACCAGACAAGAAGAGCAAGAAACAACAGGATTCTACCTACCCTATTAAGAATGAA GTGGCAAGTGGCATGATTCTGGTCATGGCTTTCTTTCTCATCACCTACACGTTTCATTCAACCTGGGTGACCAGTGAGGCCTACTCTTCCCCCTCCATCGTGCTGTCTGCTCGCGGAGGGGACGGCAGTAGGATCATTTTTGATGACTTTCGAGAAGCGTACTACTGGCTCCGTCACAATACTCCAGAG GATGCGAAGGTCATGTCCTGGTGGGATTATGGCTACCAGATCACAGCTATGGCGAATCGGACAATTTTAGTGGATAATAACACGTGGAATAATACCCACATTTCTCGAGTAGGGCAG GCAATGGCATCCACAGAAGAAAAAGCCTATGAGATCATGAGGGAGCTTGATGTTAGCTATGTGCTGGTCATTTTTGGAGGCCTTACTGGGTATTCCTCTGATG acaTCAACAAATTCCTGTGGATGGTCCGGATTGGAGGGAGCACAGATACAGGCAAACATATCAAGGAGCATGATTATTACACTCCAACTGGGGAGTTCCGTGTGGACCGCGAGGGTTCTCCCGTGCTGCTGAACTGCCTTATGTACAAGATGTGTTACTACCGCTTTGGACAGGTCTACACGGAGGCCA AGCGTCCACCAGGCTATGATCGTGTTCGGAATGCCGAGATTGGGAATAAAGACTTTGAACTTGATGTCCTGGAGGAAGCATATACCACAGAGCACTGGCTAGTCAGGATATACAAG GTGAAGGACCTGGATAATCGAGGCTTGTCAAGGACATAA